A region of the Cottoperca gobio chromosome 22, fCotGob3.1, whole genome shotgun sequence genome:
ACGTGGTTGGCTGATGCACATTCACACTTGAACTCTCCTCGTCCGTTTCATCACAGTAAACAATCCTGAAAGCAACCGCAAAACACAATTAGCTTGACAAGCACATACCACATATTAGGGATATATTTCAGACATTTAGCTGCAAGAGTCTTCCTTTCTGATTGATTATAGATTTCAGATTTAAGAAATGAAATTGATAGTGAATGAAGGCTTTTAACTAGAttctcattttgaaaaatatttagaaaatctTGGCTAGTTTCCCGTTTACTTGACAAACTTACTTCTTAATTCGAATCTCAAGGGCGATTCCAGTTTTAGAATTTTCTGGAATGTGTTCGACTCTCAGAACAGTATCCACAAATGTCACTTTAACTCGTCTCAGAACTGCAAGATAggaaatcaaaataaatgactttacaCTATACTAGGCTggtaaaagtctttaaatgttgcaGTGTAGACATAATGTACCTGTCTCTATCGTTTCTGCGAACTTCTCTAATCCCTCAAAAGGCTGGAAGCTCTCTCCCATATCATCTGTGAGTTTCTGGCTGAGACATTCTTTGGCAAGCTGCATGCTGCTCGTCATGAAACTGGACCAGTACATGGGCTCGGTGCCAGATGCTGGAGGAACAGCCAGTGGTGACACAGTCATTGACTTTTCAGTAATAATCAGTTGTCAACTTTTTAGCATGTTACAAAATGACAACTTGTTTCCATCGATCTAAAACCTTTTTCAAAGATGGTGTTGTTGTGGCAGAATTTACTAACCCACTCTTGGTCTTGGTCTGAGCACCATCTCCAAACCTTTCACTTCCAGGTCACAGTTTTCGTGCAGTAGGGCTGCCCATGGAACGGTTAGAGAAATTGTCTGGATGAACCCGGCGATAACCTCAAAAGGGGCATCTGCCGTCTCAAGGAGCTCATTGAGTGACTGGGGAACAAGAAATAATGCTGAAGCCTCTCTTAGTTCATACGGATTCTGTGTTTAAATCAAATATCAATTCAGCTGTTGTATTTCTTGCCACAAAAGGTAACACTACACATACCCATTTATCCAATGGCACTTGTGCAAGTGATCCAGTGCCTTGATAGAGGTCTAAACTGAGCTGATCCAAGCTCAGCTTCTCCTGTAGAAAGTTGCCAAGGTACCGATGCAGAAGGTATCTGCAGGCCCGCTTCTTGATGGACTCCGAAAATGGCCAAGGCATCTTAACTCAATAGGTGAACAGTACACTGGTAATGAAAGCGATCTTGAGGCTGTGAAACCGGAATGCTATAGCTACTCAGACAGATATGAATTAATCACTGGTGGTACAGTTGTGTCATCCTGTCGACTTAAAGACATTGAGAAATTGTGAGCTCAAACACCCTTCACATCCCAAAAGGGACACTTTGGAGGATGTGTTGACACTCAGGGTTATATGCAGGAATTGGTCCGACTCCAGTTTGCTGCTGCTATGGAAAGACCTAtggaaaaagacacacacacgtttccccCCTTTGTAATTTGACACTTGACACAACAGTCTTGTCACATAATGTTTACAGCACAGCTGAAAACAACAAGCTTCATTAATGCGTCAGTTTAACACAGAGACAGTTTAAAATGGCTCTCGAgtagaataataatatagtacAACATCAAATGTCCAGATAACGTTAATGTTATCCTAAGCACACATTTATCCCCCAGTGTAAACAAGCTAAACGGACTTGCGAAATAACAGTTAGCATGCCACAGACTTGCTAGTCAATAGCTACCCATAGCCATGTTTACTTAAACAGAGCTGTCAGCATAGTCAAGAGATGGGGGTAGCGCTAGCTAGACAAAGGCAATTGATGTAGCTAACTAGCCGGCTAGCCACGTTAGCTAACCTATCAACCACTCCTGTCTGCAGAGTGAGGCAACATTATCATAGCCAGCTAACTGTAGCGGTACATGCTCGTTAGATGCCTAGCTAACTctaaaatcaaacatttctcaAGTTATCCACAAGTAAGatgtacactcacacacaacacgtTACATACATACACCAGCACGAAGTGACGACACGCATAAGTAAATGAACAGAGTTAAAGATATTAGTGCAGCTGTTAAATTACCTTCTGTGTGAGTTGTTTACAAACACTTTCATGACTCCGCACCAACTGAGCCCACACACTCCGGGGTGGGATTTAGACAATGACGTCACAAAATGGCGGACCTGTGTTGGGCACGGGACACTTTACTGggttaagatttattttaggtCGTTATTTAGATATTTAGCAGTCAATGTTAAAAACAAGACGTATGTTAATGTGATTGCAGTGTCTGGTTATTTACATATTTGAGGCTCAGCAGTTACCTATCTAACGTTAACGCTCATTTGACTGAACCCTCTCCACGGAGAGCGCGAGAGCTCCGAGTGGGCTGGAAGCTTCCTCGAGCCGGAAAAAACAACCAGCGAGGTGAGAAAACACAATGCTGTTTGATTACTAATTATAATTTTAACATAATCAGATCAAACGCGCGAGTCCTGTTAAATCATGTGTAAAACGCAAACGATTTAAATGCAAAGTGTTTGAAATACGTTTAATTAGCCCAcagctttcatttgttttgctaactaaatgtaacatattttagacatttaaatctaaatcaGTGTAAACTACAGTATATGAATTAGctgaattatatattttgcatGAAACTCACACAATGATTCAATACTAACTGATCATGATGTATGCATAGACAGTAatcaggtgttttttttttcttagcCAGCTACACTTGAGGCTGCAGAGTCCTCAAGATGTCACTACTCAACATTGTATAAACAACAATCAAATGCTGCATACTCATTAATGCAACAGTAATACTAATCCTGTAATACAATAACTAATAATATAAAGCTCACAGGGGTCATTTCTCTGCActgaagtattttattttgtataattacAGCAGTACAATTTGTTGATGAGACTTCTGTAGCATTTTCAATGTGGTGCTTTTGCTTGTCatcaattattatttcattgtggtattgctgcttttacttaaaTGAAAGATCTAAATACTTCCTCCACTACGGATTGGAGGCATGTTTGCCAATACGTCTTTAACGATCGTTTAATCTGTCGATTTGTTGATTAGCCGAATACAGCATTATAGGTTTAgtctacaaaacaaaacaaacaacatatgtCTTTTGATATTTCTATTTAATTCTAATATGCTTTACCAACACTGTGTTGGTTTGATATACAATTACAATAGAACATGTCATAATAATACTTTATCCTCCCTTAAAACATTAAGGCTCAACTGTGTTTTACCTGTATAATCCACATTAGATCAACAAGGTAGAAGGGACAGGATAAGTGAAGGTTGCTGCGTGTTTCACAATCAGTAATTACATTAGCAAGGGCTCATTGCCCATAAAGGCATCCAGCCAACCGAATGAATGATGACGCATCCAGATGCCAGGCAACATGTTTTAGTTGTCATGCAGGAATTTAACAGAAATGCATTTGTGCTAAGGAGGAACAATAGTGCACTTGTAGAAATGGAACAGGTGTTACTCTGAGGTGTTTATTTTCATGGACTATATGGGCCGCTGTTTAATAGTCTGCATTTAGCAGCTTATTATATTCAGAGTGATCTTCAATGAGTGAATGACAGAGGATACTCCGGAGGAACACCAAACCATAGCAGGTGAAACTGAAATTCACCTTACCACTTCACAACAGTGTGCTCAGCCATCAGCTCCTAAATGCATTTAGCATTTGtgagataaaacagaaagaactgAGCCACCCATGGCATGTCTGTGCCACCCTTTCCGTCAAAGCGCACGTCCTTCCTACAAAGCCCAGTAATAAAATAGTCAAATCGTgttttagttgctttttgtgagttgatataaatgttaCTGATTGTGTAAAATGGTAATATGATATAATTTCATATCGATCGCAGCGTATAATTGCAGATGTTATGATATCAGCAAATATTGTGTCATTGTACAAAGAATTGATATAATATCGTATCGTGCTGAAACTTGTGACGCACACTTCTAAAACATACTGTCGTCCACTTTGcactaaaaataaaaggtcacagaacagacagtttgtttcagttctccttttttctttagaTGATAGGCCTTTTATGAAACACGTGATAATCCATCCCTACAGCTGAATCACCACCATGCTCATGTTATATTGGTGCTTAAAGCTGTACTGTCCTAAACTGTGTTATAATATATCTTAAAAGATTTAGGATCAGGTGTAGCAGGTGCAGTTTAAGACTTAACTACTGTCTCAGTATAGATAAAACCTAACAGGTAGTCAAATTAATGGTTTCTGAAAAATAGAACTTTTTCTTGTGCCAGTCAGCAAGTTTTAATAGCACACAGTAACATCTGGGCATCAGCTGAGTCAATCAAGAACGTTGTTGTTCTGTTACAGGGGATGGAGATAGACTGCCAGCCCGAGGAATCCGTCATCCCTTCTTTTGATGAGGACTGTGTTGAGCTGGGTGACGTCAAGGACATGAGATTGGAGGCAGAGGCAGTGGTCAATGACGTCCTTTTCGCCGTTTCTGAAATGCACCTGTCACAAAGTTTCAACAGCGCGAAATACGTGGCCTACATAAACGTGGAAACAAGAGAGGGAAACCGGTATTGTCTGGAGCTCACCGAGGCAGGACTACGGGTAAGATGCACCAAAAGTGACTTataatttcttgtttttatctctCCTCGATTGCATGTTTTACAATCAATCACTCTTCCAAACAGGTGGTGGGATATGCTTTCGACCAAGTGGACGAGGATTTGAAGACACAGTATCACGAGACTGTTTACTCGCTTCTGGACACGCTGAGTCCGGGTTACAGAGAAGCCTTTGGGAACGCTTTGCTCCACCGGCTGGAGCTGCTGAAGCAAAACGGACACTAAAAAAAGAACCATGATGCTGCATAAGTTGTACAAGTGGAATAGGGCTCGATGATGTGGGGTGTATTTGGATATATGAGAGAATAATAACCAAGTCTGATCAAATATTATAACCCATCATGTGACGTCCACCTGCCACCACTATAAGGGCTGCCCGCCCTATCAACTGTGCTTTGTCCTGACTTCCATATCATTGAATGACTTCATGTTAGCTACTGCTCGGGATCAGCTGTATGAGGTCTGTTGCAACATTGTGTTAACTTTACTGTGGAAGGATCGTCCACATGATAGAAATGTTCCGACTGTGCACATTTAGAGTTCTACACCTTTTTGTACTTATCAAAATGATCCGAGAAGGTAGAGCAGCTATTTATATGAATTATTGATCCAGTTTTCTCCTCTGCCCTGCTTTCACTGTAGTTGTGAACTGATATCTGCTCAAATATACCCAACTACTTGTTATTCAGCAGCTGAAAGAGCCAAAGCTATATTCTTTCAACtcgtgtgtgcgcacacacacacacacacacagccttaaTGATTTTTGTTGGAAAAGTACAACTAAttgactttattttgtattgatgAGAGCAAAGGTAGTGCTGACATTTCACATGGGTGACTAGGTCAGACACAATGTAAACTCATTTGGACagttaatgttaatatatattttttccaaacTACATTATAACTCAACCTTGCTTTTCCTATAAAAGTAAAGAATCTGTTCTTTgaagtttaaatacattttgttgtaGTCTTTTGGTTCATTCTGTCAGAATGCATAGAACTTGTTTATATTCAGTGATGGCCTCCCAAAACTGCTTTAAACTCTTGTTTTATTGTACACGGACCTGCTTGTGATCCTACTTCAGTGTTATGATGATTCCCCTTGCTGCCGGCCTTTGCTCAGACCAATAAATTCTCAGATTTATGTCGGTCTTCATTTTTACTTCAAGAAAAACAAGTCTACAAGTGTCTGACCGAGAGCACACCTACTCCTGGGATGAGCATATGACAGGAAAAAGTTAGTTTCCTCACCACTGCTCGCTCAGTGCAACGTCAAGAGCTGATTTTGGGGAAATTGATAGTTTGTCTACGATAATCAGTGGGGCATAACAAGTACATTCGATAAGTGGAAAATTACCATAAAGCAGttagtttaaaaatatatatatatatatatatatatatatatatatatatataatatatatataaaatatatatataatatatatatattatatatatatatatatatatatatatatatataaaaattaattgTTCACATCAAATTCACATAATACAAGTTTGGTACAGATTagattttattataatttctcATTTTCACTTACAATGCCATCATATAGTAGTACAAGGTTAGTAAGAACAATTCCAAAAGTCTTAGCGAAgaagtacagtgtgtacctTCTGACTACACAGCAGCCAGTTAGACAAAACATTTGCACTGTAGTAAATGTGTTTCACGGTCATTCACAAACATTAACTGCATTGTGTCGCAGCCACATCTCTTAAAATCGACTGTTAGGAAGCAGAAAAAGCAGCGGTTCATTTCAGCAGGATTCAAAATGTGAGAGTGCAGAAAAGTCTTGAAAACTAGTGAAAAACAAGCTACATCTTAAAATCAGTTTGATTAATGAATTTAAATTATCTGTTTTTTTACGTAAAGCTGTAtcccttttaaaacaaaaacaacacttgtCAGAAGTACTGTTGCCATCTTAGCTCACGATCTGAACTGGGAACCTGATGCAGAACAAGTCTTCTTTGTTGTCGTCTCTCAGTTCCCACTCCACGACCAGCTTTATCTAGAAATGCAGAAGAGTGATCAGTGAACAGAACAatagttatattttaaaaaaagttgaGGAAGTGAAAGACGAATCAAGTAGAACAAAAATGCTTTTAGCGATTTGGTTAAAAGAAAACCGCTTTAAAAACTATAAGAAGACGTGCTAATTTAACATGTACTCACTGCAGGATACTCAGACTTCACAGGAAGCAAGTTCACATAGTGATACTTCTGCTGCTTCTGGATGGGACACTGGATCCCAGACTTGCAGCCATCTTCAATGGGAATGGGGAAGGGGATGGGAACTCCAGCAATAATACCGTGAACCACTGCTTTGCTCGTTTGGCTCAACACAgctgcagataaaaaaaaaaaaaaaaaacagaagtgaGGTCAAAAgttaaaatcataaaaatatcAACTATAATGCATTTATTCTGTTCTGACTCTTGGGAGAAATACTTCTCAAAAGATAAAGCCTTACCACTGTTGAATGTCACAttgacactgtaggactctccTCTGTGTAGCTGGCATGGCTGAGTGGCACAAGGGCTAATGTCCACTGTGGACACTTTACCAGAAGAGGAGCCTGAAGAGAAACAAGCAAGAACATTTACACGTCAATTACACATTTAGGAATATAGgttagacaaaacaagcaacttGAAAAGCGTAACCTCTGTGTTTTGGGAAACTGAGTATCAAGTAAATAACGTTAAACTATGAAATGTATGAGTAACGTTAACCAACGGATTTCTTCTCTTCCTATTGAATTCAGTTTAATACGTTTTGTtctaaaagataataataattaaaaaagtaattaaaagtcAACAAGCCGTTTAATATACAGAGTATCGTTAGTCAAATCTTCTCATCCAGATGGTCAAGTGAAGTTTAACTTACCGCAGTCAGCGAATTTCACCGGTTCCGCACAGGTGAATCCCATAAAGCAGAACAAAACGATGAAACCAGTCCGGATATCCATGTTTCTTTCGGTTTGAgcctaaaacaaagaaatatccAGCATTACGAAACAGAAAAGTAAACTACAATAGACTAGTCTGACTTCGATCAGTCAGCAGAAAGTGTTAAATCATATGACTTCTTGTTTTTCCCCCAAATGTCCTAAAAGTAGCAGTGATTACAAAgttcaacaaaacaaagaagatacACTTTTTGATGACCTAGTACTATggtaaataacacaaacacagtgagtCTTCGAATTATAATATAAGAACATCTCAATGAACAAACTGTACCTTTTGTAGCTCTTCAGTCAGTTTCAAGTGAGAACGAAAGACGCCTTGGCACCTTTTTATTTCCTTGTATCACGAGCTCGAAGTGACGCCTATTTATTGCACTGTGTTTATTTCGCCCGCAATTTAGCCTGTCAGAAAGTCTCTCATTGTAAAGACCCCGCCTCCTGCAATATGATTGCCGGATCATAACCTCAAGCAGTACACGAACCCAGTCAGCTGTAACCTAAACCTCAATATAAACATTTGGTCGGTGAATCTTGCAGACAGCGGCATGTATTTGTGTGCCTGAAAGGCAAAATCAAGGTATCAAAAACGTACTACATTATTATTTCCAGGGAAACTGACGAATCAAATTCCCGTATTGTATTAATATGGGCGTATCTATTTGACAGACAACAATTTCAGCCAATAAAGATTCGATCTGCTTCTCGTCGACGGTTGGGGGTGGAATTTACCAACATTTGTTATGGAAGATGTCATTCGTGAGAGCTATGATAACTGCGTCAAAGTCGAAAGTATTGAGCCTTGCTAGGTAACGTAATTGTTCTTCTATCCTAGACATCATAAGGGACCATAACTTAAAAATCTTCTTTCTGGgcgaggaaaaaaaaaaagctgtgtgtTAAATTGTTGCCTGGTAGTTAGTAAGCTAGCCTTTAACGCTACCGTTAGATAACTAGCTAGCACTACAGCTAGTAACGTTACAGGTCCCTCTGCTGTCCTGCCTGCTGTTAACGtaaattcaatgttttgcagGGCATCTACCATTCTGAACAACTTCAATGTGAGCCACCAGTTTCACCGACTTCCCCCAAACACCCAGCCAGCCCTGTATTCAGCGGGGCTTCAGCGCTTCAGCAGCGCCTCAACCCAGGAGAAGCCAGCTGTGTCGGGTCCCTCTGAAGATAAAGTACAACTCACAGAATCATGTATAAAGGTCAGTAGATACCCGTGATTAAGCATCAAACTATTCTCATGCCTAGAAATCCAAATGAAAACATAAGTTTGCGGTTTTTATACAGCCTGGGAGGCCTTAAAAGTATACATGAAGCTGCTTCAGTGAGAGGAGTTAACACTCCAGCAGGACCATTTTATGTTTAAACACATTACCTACACTCACTTTGTaaattattgtgtttattttgtgcttCACCTTGTTTCATGTCCCTCTTTTAATCCAGAGACTAGAGCAAATCATGCAGAAGGGCGAGTATCTGAGAATACATGTGGAGGGAGGAGGCTGCTCCGGGTTCCAGTACAAGTTTTCTGTTGATGGTAATAAGAATGAAGATGACAGGTAAACTGACACTCATCTAGCTTTTAAGTGATTGTGTCACACTTGGCCTCATTGTTTCCTTGTTGTCTATTAATCCAATCAACTCTGTTCCCTCCTGCATCCAGAGTGTTTGAGCAGGGAGGAGTGGGCATTGTCGTGGATCAGGACAGCCTGGAGTTTTTGAAAGGAGCCACTGTGGACTTCAGCCAGGAGCTGATCCGCGCCACCTTCCTCGTGCTCAAGAATCCTCAAGCCGatcatggctgctcctgtggcAGCTCATTCTCTGTCAAACTATGACCCTTCTTCCTTGCGTCAATGTTACTTAAAGCACTGATTCTCCAGTCTATTTGGTACACTTGTACAAAATACACTAAAATATTATAGACTCatctaaatataatttttaactatatattttaactatTGGTTTCGTAGGTGTGAAACTACTTGAACTGAATTGAACTGAAGAAGAGGTATCAATTAATCATTGTGCTATAAGGCAGATCGTGACAGTCAATGCTAATTGACAGCTTAGTTCACAATATTCAACTTTAATCTGTCAtgtattcaaacaaaacaaaggctcAGTTGAGGGGTTTGAGTATGCAGTgcttagatttattttctgtgtgtaaaatatgtaaatagaCCATATCTATGATTGCAAAGACCTAAGCTATATTTGTTTTGCCTAAAATAAAATTGTGAGTGAATTTCAGatatttcatttcaaattattttgtgtgtgtgttttaattgcaCTCACATGatgcacttttttttattacattcgAATGATGAAAGGGCAgccaggaaatgtttttatttatagataATTGATAAAAGGTTAGTTAGATAGTTTCATTACATGTGTTAATAATGTCAACATTCATGTCAGTGAATACATACCACTCAAAGTCATGgttgccttttttttattaaagtgaaaTTTAAGAAACGTCTCacaaaaaatatacaaaaagaatATATACAAATGATATTTACACTGGcataatgtaaattaaaatatgcaGCAACTATTTTTTTGTATAGTTAGTCTTAATACAAGGAGCAAAATGTTTTGCacttttcatattttctctgaTAAAACATTCCATTTAAGCAATATATCTGACTACACAAAACATTAACTTACTGTTGAAAAAAGTCACACCGTTCATATTCATGAAAATGCGACAATAATACGTCATAGCAGCACACTGAAAAGTGAGAAAGAATTGCAACCGTGTATTGAAACATCAATTTAcagctgttcttttttttttttttctgaggaATTTGGTTCGGACAGATTGTCTTCCTGTAAGCCATGCACACCCACTAACCACAAACAAATCCTCAAACAAGTATGCACACGTTTACCATGTCATGAGGGGAACACTGCCGAGGGAGGTTTGAGGTCAACCAGTCAACAACACAACCACATAAACAAACCATCAGGATTAACACAGTGACCAGGTCAGGTGTACAGTGCATAGTATGCTTTGGCATGCTGACATCCAGAACATAACAATGGATGTTACATTCAGGAGGAAGGCCACAGGATTTGGAATCACCAGTAAAAATAGAACAAACAAATGACTACATGATCCAAAAATTAAAACCaacataatataaaaagaaTCCAAACCCTCATAACTTCAACACTCAGATTAAGGCTAATTCAGTTTGCTACATGTTTTCAAAAATGGCATTGTCAGTAACACAATAGGCCTGCCAAGTGGCAAAACTGCCATTTGGGACATGTACACAGATGAGctcattctttaaaaacaaaatccaccACTGAATTGATATGCACATACTGGATTAgagagatgtttttcttttt
Encoded here:
- the gskip gene encoding GSK3-beta interaction protein is translated as MEIDCQPEESVIPSFDEDCVELGDVKDMRLEAEAVVNDVLFAVSEMHLSQSFNSAKYVAYINVETREGNRYCLELTEAGLRVVGYAFDQVDEDLKTQYHETVYSLLDTLSPGYREAFGNALLHRLELLKQNGH
- the LOC115027211 gene encoding NPC intracellular cholesterol transporter 2-like; protein product: MDIRTGFIVLFCFMGFTCAEPVKFADCGSSSGKVSTVDISPCATQPCQLHRGESYSVNVTFNSAVLSQTSKAVVHGIIAGVPIPFPIPIEDGCKSGIQCPIQKQQKYHYVNLLPVKSEYPAIKLVVEWELRDDNKEDLFCIRFPVQIVS
- the isca2 gene encoding iron-sulfur cluster assembly 2 homolog, mitochondrial — translated: MSFVRAMITASKSKVLSLARASTILNNFNVSHQFHRLPPNTQPALYSAGLQRFSSASTQEKPAVSGPSEDKVQLTESCIKRLEQIMQKGEYLRIHVEGGGCSGFQYKFSVDGNKNEDDRVFEQGGVGIVVDQDSLEFLKGATVDFSQELIRATFLVLKNPQADHGCSCGSSFSVKL